A window of Pedobacter lusitanus contains these coding sequences:
- a CDS encoding DMT family transporter, giving the protein MKKKNIFLGLLIMGTAFWGISFSVTKLAIGENQPSLFLFYRFFLATIVLSVVFRKYVKTLNLTAIKAGASLALPLVLGIYLQTLGITHTSASQCSFVAGITVVMIPLLKLIIYRKSAPLKIWIAALTALTGLFVISIKENFSIGTGDLYTIAGAFCFAVYLIQIERESKIRDIISTIVPMFATCSILAFLLTLSQGDIRWIPQGNTFWTGIIFCALFSTAYMYTISNISQKYISAERVSIIYLFEPVFGAIAAHFILGEDITSRLLLGGGMIFMATLISELNLKWKTSNITPLLRISKKKEHCS; this is encoded by the coding sequence GTGAAAAAAAAGAACATTTTTCTCGGTTTATTAATTATGGGCACCGCTTTCTGGGGGATATCTTTCTCGGTTACCAAACTCGCTATTGGAGAAAACCAACCGAGTCTTTTTCTATTTTACCGGTTTTTCCTGGCTACAATCGTATTATCAGTAGTTTTCAGAAAATACGTAAAAACCCTGAACCTGACTGCAATTAAAGCTGGTGCCAGCCTGGCGCTTCCTCTTGTGCTTGGTATTTATCTGCAGACATTGGGCATCACACACACCTCGGCATCGCAATGTTCGTTTGTGGCTGGAATAACCGTTGTTATGATCCCTCTGCTTAAACTTATAATTTACAGGAAATCTGCACCGCTAAAAATATGGATAGCTGCACTTACTGCACTAACCGGCCTGTTCGTCATATCTATTAAGGAGAATTTCAGCATCGGAACAGGTGACCTGTATACCATTGCCGGAGCCTTTTGTTTCGCAGTATATCTCATCCAGATAGAAAGAGAATCAAAGATCCGCGACATTATCTCTACAATAGTGCCTATGTTTGCAACCTGCTCAATTCTGGCCTTTCTATTAACCTTAAGCCAGGGAGATATCAGGTGGATACCTCAGGGAAATACCTTCTGGACAGGCATCATCTTTTGTGCGCTATTTTCAACAGCCTACATGTATACGATCTCCAATATTTCTCAAAAATATATTAGCGCTGAGCGGGTGTCTATTATATATCTTTTTGAGCCGGTTTTCGGAGCTATAGCTGCGCACTTCATTCTGGGTGAAGATATTACATCCCGGCTGCTGCTTGGCGGAGGAATGATATTTATGGCCACTCTTATATCGGAGCTTAATCTGAAATGGAAAACATCAAATATCACTCCTTTACTCAGGATCTCAAAGAAAAAAGAGCATTGCAGTTAA
- a CDS encoding GNAT family N-acetyltransferase, with product MEGIIIPRVTLEEIKELQEIGRATFSETFAHLNSQEDMQEYLKQSFSIEKLTDELTNQDSLIYFAVADEKIIGYLKINLRQAQTEKQNNDALEIERIYVLKEFHGLKVGQLLYQKALDLAYEIRAPYVWLGVWEENYRAIKFYEKNGFTVFGKHPFKLGQDEQTDLLMKKIVTVVSESKTAW from the coding sequence ATGGAAGGTATCATTATCCCAAGGGTAACGCTGGAGGAAATAAAAGAATTACAGGAGATCGGAAGAGCAACATTTTCGGAAACCTTTGCGCATTTAAACAGTCAGGAAGACATGCAGGAATATCTTAAGCAGAGTTTTTCAATAGAAAAGCTGACTGATGAACTAACGAATCAGGATTCCCTGATTTATTTTGCGGTAGCCGATGAAAAGATAATTGGCTATCTGAAGATCAACCTCAGACAGGCTCAGACTGAAAAACAGAATAATGATGCTCTTGAAATTGAGCGGATTTATGTGCTAAAGGAGTTCCATGGTCTGAAAGTTGGTCAGCTGCTCTATCAAAAAGCCCTGGATCTTGCTTATGAAATAAGAGCTCCTTATGTCTGGCTTGGTGTCTGGGAAGAAAATTACAGAGCTATAAAATTCTATGAGAAAAATGGCTTCACCGTTTTTGGTAAGCATCCATTCAAACTGGGACAAGATGAGCAAACAGATCTGCTGATGAAAAAAATAGTAACTGTTGTTAGTGAATCAAAAACAGCCTGGTGA
- a CDS encoding LysR family transcriptional regulator, with protein MDLQRIKYFLALSEQLHYWKTAEKINITQSALSRQIQTLENELGLQLFERNKRNVKLTPAGKFLKEKWEIELSELEYIHQFAKQIHLGERGTFTIAYPDSISASIMPDILAKIAAAFPQLQIKLVQVLYESQLEFLKTYKIDLAITRDINNELGIKSRKLYSDHLALVVPEDHPFKEFGDISAESLKGQKFILPTRDEGSSYSDIIHGLFKSYDFAPDVFVHSEFGSTIIALVRKGLGIAILPDSYLHHQSPGLRFISLPFKTDLFINWRADDHNPVLANILELILDY; from the coding sequence ATGGACTTACAGCGAATCAAGTATTTTTTGGCTCTGTCCGAGCAGCTTCATTACTGGAAGACGGCAGAAAAGATAAATATTACACAATCTGCTCTTTCACGTCAGATCCAAACTCTTGAAAATGAGCTTGGCTTACAGCTTTTTGAACGTAATAAGAGAAATGTAAAATTGACCCCTGCGGGCAAATTCTTAAAAGAGAAATGGGAGATAGAGCTGAGTGAACTTGAATATATCCATCAATTTGCAAAACAGATACATTTAGGGGAGCGGGGAACTTTTACCATTGCATATCCTGATTCTATATCGGCTTCCATTATGCCGGATATACTGGCGAAGATTGCAGCAGCATTTCCACAGCTTCAGATTAAGCTTGTACAGGTTTTGTATGAGAGCCAGCTGGAATTTCTAAAAACCTATAAGATTGATCTGGCTATTACCAGGGACATCAATAACGAACTGGGGATAAAATCAAGAAAGTTATATTCTGATCATTTAGCTTTAGTGGTTCCGGAGGATCATCCCTTTAAGGAGTTCGGCGACATCTCTGCAGAAAGCCTTAAGGGGCAAAAATTCATACTGCCCACCAGGGATGAGGGGAGCAGTTACAGTGATATTATTCATGGACTTTTTAAGTCCTATGATTTTGCTCCTGATGTATTTGTTCACTCCGAATTTGGATCTACGATTATTGCGCTGGTGAGGAAAGGATTGGGAATAGCTATTTTACCAGATTCTTATCTGCATCATCAAAGTCCGGGGCTCCGGTTTATTTCTTTGCCCTTTAAGACGGATCTGTTTATCAACTGGCGTGCTGATGATCATAATCCGGTACTTGCCAATATTCTGGAGCTTATCCTTGATTATTAA
- a CDS encoding acyltransferase family protein: MHTEKTTATVLQTKQHFEILDGLRGFAALAVVVFHFMEWVYTDPSKNFIGHGFLAVDFFFCLSGFVIGYAYDDRIAKMGILNFFVSRIIRLHPLVVAGSIFGLLAFLFDPFGGHPELYSTGKIILTFFCSLFLIPLPVIADRGFNLFSFNAPAWSLFWEYIANIVYAFVLYRIGRSYLLLLTILSAVAICFVGYRAGNLLGGWSGPTFWDGFARISYSFLAGLLIYRSNWIIKNKLGFIGLAILLLLAFIMPSSKWNWFSEPLVVLLYFPLLIALGAGATLTPGLKKLCLFSGKISYPLYMTHYAALWMFGNYYTSHKPGTMQLTFIIISGVILLVGAAYLVMVVYDIPVRKYLSDKRKARFAR, encoded by the coding sequence ATGCATACGGAAAAAACCACCGCGACAGTTCTCCAAACAAAACAACATTTCGAAATTCTTGATGGACTAAGGGGCTTTGCAGCCCTGGCAGTAGTAGTCTTTCATTTTATGGAGTGGGTTTATACCGATCCCAGCAAGAACTTTATCGGACACGGTTTTCTGGCTGTCGATTTCTTCTTCTGCCTATCAGGTTTTGTGATTGGATATGCCTATGATGATCGTATAGCAAAAATGGGCATACTCAATTTTTTTGTATCAAGAATTATCAGGCTCCATCCTTTGGTCGTCGCAGGATCTATATTTGGTTTGCTGGCATTTTTGTTCGACCCCTTTGGTGGTCATCCCGAATTATACAGCACCGGTAAAATCATTCTGACGTTTTTTTGCTCCTTATTCCTTATTCCTTTACCTGTAATCGCAGACCGTGGATTTAACCTGTTCAGTTTTAATGCACCCGCCTGGTCATTGTTTTGGGAGTATATAGCCAATATTGTTTACGCATTTGTGCTTTACCGGATTGGTCGTAGTTACCTGTTGCTGCTGACCATACTTTCTGCCGTTGCTATTTGCTTTGTAGGTTACCGTGCCGGCAATTTACTGGGGGGCTGGAGTGGCCCGACTTTTTGGGATGGCTTTGCCCGCATATCGTATTCCTTTTTAGCAGGGTTGCTTATTTACCGTTCCAACTGGATCATCAAAAACAAGCTGGGATTTATCGGACTGGCGATATTACTCTTGCTGGCCTTTATAATGCCATCCTCTAAATGGAACTGGTTCTCCGAACCTTTGGTTGTATTGCTTTATTTCCCCCTGCTGATAGCTTTGGGTGCAGGAGCAACATTAACACCAGGCTTAAAAAAGCTTTGCTTGTTTTCCGGAAAAATCTCTTATCCATTATATATGACGCATTATGCCGCGTTATGGATGTTCGGAAATTATTATACCAGCCATAAGCCGGGTACTATGCAGCTGACTTTTATCATTATATCCGGGGTAATCCTGCTGGTTGGAGCAGCTTACCTGGTTATGGTAGTTTACGATATACCAGTGAGGAAATATTTAAGTGATAAAAGGAAGGCCAGGTTTGCCAGATAA
- a CDS encoding response regulator transcription factor, which yields MPVHSFNLYGQTAIATEIALGYITAVSTIDHLTVYDSFKSNADNFSIMKGYFLQKSLQKYSQRLHFSVDLGEANAKMKNHTNSSLLTKNRVGKISEEDSLKQQNYLEVVKSFARLTYESIYVIDYEKMAFEYVSENPLFLCGYSSEEVLNMGYDFYFKNVPENDLELLNLINEAGFDFFEKLPGDTKKMYSITYDFHLVNQDGKHILINHKLTPLFLTSDEKMWKAMCIVSIAHHQKAGNICIHKQGTDITWELDTVTKVWRKSEKPKLTKREMEILRLHAQGLTINQIAEKIFVSSDTVKYYRRRIFERLNVSNIVEALSYAVNNKII from the coding sequence ATGCCTGTCCACTCTTTTAATCTGTACGGGCAGACCGCAATTGCAACAGAAATTGCCCTGGGCTATATTACTGCAGTTTCTACAATTGATCATCTTACTGTGTATGATTCATTTAAATCTAATGCTGATAATTTCTCCATTATGAAAGGTTATTTTCTCCAAAAATCACTACAAAAATATTCTCAAAGACTACACTTTAGTGTAGATTTGGGAGAAGCCAATGCCAAAATGAAGAACCACACTAATTCAAGTCTGCTAACCAAAAACAGGGTAGGGAAAATATCAGAAGAAGACTCTCTTAAACAGCAAAATTATCTGGAAGTCGTCAAATCTTTTGCAAGATTAACCTATGAAAGTATCTATGTTATAGATTATGAAAAAATGGCATTTGAATACGTTTCAGAAAATCCATTGTTTTTATGTGGATATTCTTCTGAAGAGGTTTTGAATATGGGCTATGACTTCTATTTTAAAAATGTTCCTGAAAATGATCTGGAATTATTGAATCTGATTAACGAAGCAGGATTTGATTTCTTTGAGAAACTGCCCGGGGATACGAAAAAAATGTACAGCATAACTTATGATTTTCATCTGGTCAATCAGGATGGTAAACACATTCTGATCAATCATAAGCTTACCCCATTGTTTTTGACAAGCGATGAAAAGATGTGGAAGGCCATGTGCATAGTGTCTATTGCTCATCATCAAAAAGCAGGTAATATTTGTATCCATAAGCAGGGCACTGATATAACCTGGGAACTCGATACAGTAACTAAAGTCTGGCGTAAATCAGAGAAACCTAAACTCACAAAAAGAGAGATGGAAATATTGCGGCTGCATGCACAGGGATTAACTATTAACCAGATTGCAGAAAAAATATTTGTTTCTTCTGATACAGTGAAGTATTACAGAAGACGGATTTTTGAGCGTTTAAATGTGAGTAACATCGTAGAAGCGCTTTCTTATGCCGTTAATAACAAGATTATTTAA
- a CDS encoding WD40/YVTN/BNR-like repeat-containing protein: protein MSRIFRSLLFVICIICIAACKKNEPSPPDIAPDRNVKGIEIVRGNNQLAYKEEFLDTIVLRIKMDASYDGSPLAYDEKSNGPYDTFRLYSQVKSGGNMIIKGSWLPYPNVENPTIKLYFSAHCNAKDMTSGTCKAMDSVVLSARVRKPWKSVYYGSQNGYNVLQDLQFIDEYNGIAVGEGSGVIRTADGGKTWLKGEPVRVDNSAYIISFSSRDTALVNIVNNYAYFTYDGGKTFFQANNWTPPFIGHQSSSSYYLQSRNTIYSVGLQGNIAKTVDGGQTWNKSGSFNIQNRLYDLTHIGSDTLFTCGAVGFIARTTDAGRTWKQLPVQINNNLNKIYFINSSTGFVAGQNGMLMRTTDGGEHWEKITSGAGFPIIAIRFFEKGHGFLVSSGGEISESRDNGVSWTQIMRSNYGVYDLRKAVIKDETTIYGLQQSSILTYDLLKP from the coding sequence ATGTCAAGGATATTCCGCTCTCTCCTATTTGTAATTTGTATCATCTGTATAGCAGCCTGTAAAAAAAACGAACCTTCTCCACCTGATATAGCTCCGGATCGTAACGTAAAAGGTATTGAAATCGTACGGGGGAATAATCAACTGGCATACAAAGAAGAATTCCTGGATACAATTGTACTAAGGATTAAAATGGATGCATCATATGATGGATCGCCACTGGCATATGATGAGAAATCGAATGGGCCTTATGATACTTTTCGACTATATAGTCAGGTTAAGTCCGGCGGAAACATGATCATCAAGGGCTCCTGGCTACCCTACCCCAATGTAGAGAATCCTACAATAAAACTTTACTTCTCTGCTCACTGCAACGCTAAAGATATGACCTCAGGAACCTGCAAAGCAATGGACTCCGTAGTGCTCTCCGCCAGGGTACGCAAGCCCTGGAAAAGTGTATATTATGGAAGTCAGAATGGCTATAATGTATTGCAGGATCTTCAATTCATTGATGAGTATAATGGAATAGCGGTTGGAGAAGGCTCAGGAGTAATCAGAACTGCAGATGGTGGAAAAACCTGGCTAAAAGGTGAGCCGGTAAGGGTAGATAACAGTGCTTATATTATTTCCTTTTCAAGCCGGGACACTGCCCTGGTAAATATTGTAAACAATTACGCTTACTTTACCTATGACGGAGGAAAAACTTTTTTTCAGGCCAACAACTGGACTCCCCCATTTATCGGGCACCAGAGCTCAAGCAGTTATTACCTGCAAAGCAGAAACACGATCTATTCCGTAGGTCTTCAGGGCAATATTGCAAAGACAGTAGATGGTGGGCAAACCTGGAATAAATCAGGTAGTTTCAATATACAGAACAGGCTCTATGACCTGACTCATATCGGTAGCGATACACTATTCACCTGCGGGGCAGTTGGCTTTATCGCACGAACCACTGATGCAGGCAGAACATGGAAACAACTGCCTGTTCAAATAAACAATAATTTGAATAAAATCTACTTCATAAACAGCTCAACAGGTTTTGTAGCTGGACAAAATGGAATGCTCATGCGTACCACCGATGGTGGTGAACATTGGGAAAAAATAACCAGCGGAGCTGGCTTTCCTATCATAGCTATTCGCTTTTTCGAAAAGGGACATGGCTTTCTGGTTAGCTCTGGCGGAGAAATCTCAGAATCCAGAGACAACGGGGTAAGCTGGACACAAATCATGAGAAGCAATTACGGTGTTTATGACCTTCGTAAAGCCGTAATAAAGGATGAAACTACCATTTATGGCCTGCAACAATCCTCAATTCTAACTTACGACCTTTTGAAGCCATAA
- a CDS encoding cytochrome c3 family protein encodes MLTKPDSADSLHIPDGEFVFNEQTKVQVKNRVDGLYQSALINGVDKKTEHTDMIFGAGNSAYTFAFWYGKQLMQMPLNYLTKEHQWVNSPGFPDNQIYFGRPIVSRCLECHSSFADKKMVQGANFSIEEEYVKNSVIAGIDCERCHGPAAQHVAFHEENPTVKTARFMVSYKKLALTRRVDVCGVCHSGTGIRTVTSTFSFKPGDTLKTMPEYSAYRGEDPDVHGKQKQLLEASVCYKIGKAECITCHDVHDNKKPGLAIYSAKCISCHQEVKHETLKEKDKAVLAKNCIDCHMPVKESHAIGFQMSNSKEKIPYKLRTHRIAIYNELVKRK; translated from the coding sequence ATGTTAACGAAGCCTGACTCTGCTGACAGCCTGCATATACCTGACGGAGAGTTTGTGTTTAATGAACAGACTAAAGTACAGGTGAAGAACCGTGTTGACGGCCTGTATCAGTCTGCGCTGATCAATGGGGTTGATAAAAAAACAGAACATACAGACATGATTTTTGGTGCTGGAAACAGTGCATATACGTTTGCATTCTGGTATGGTAAACAGCTGATGCAAATGCCATTGAACTACCTGACTAAAGAACATCAATGGGTAAACAGCCCGGGATTCCCTGATAACCAGATTTATTTTGGCAGGCCAATCGTTTCCCGTTGTTTAGAATGCCATAGTTCTTTCGCGGACAAAAAGATGGTACAGGGAGCTAATTTTTCAATAGAGGAAGAATACGTTAAAAACTCCGTTATTGCAGGTATAGATTGCGAACGTTGCCATGGCCCTGCGGCACAGCACGTAGCCTTTCATGAGGAAAATCCTACCGTGAAAACAGCCAGATTTATGGTGAGTTATAAAAAGCTGGCGTTAACCAGAAGGGTGGATGTATGTGGGGTATGCCATTCAGGAACGGGTATCCGGACGGTGACTTCTACATTTAGTTTTAAACCTGGTGATACGTTAAAAACAATGCCTGAATATAGTGCCTACAGAGGAGAAGATCCTGATGTACACGGAAAACAAAAGCAGCTGCTTGAGGCTAGTGTATGTTATAAAATTGGTAAGGCAGAATGTATTACGTGTCACGATGTGCATGATAACAAGAAGCCTGGTCTGGCCATTTATTCTGCTAAATGCATCAGCTGTCACCAGGAGGTGAAACATGAAACATTAAAAGAGAAAGATAAAGCTGTGCTGGCAAAGAACTGCATTGACTGCCATATGCCGGTTAAAGAGTCGCACGCTATAGGTTTCCAGATGAGCAATAGCAAAGAGAAGATCCCTTATAAACTGCGTACGCATCGTATTGCAATCTATAATGAGCTGGTTAAGAGGAAATAA
- a CDS encoding sensor histidine kinase, producing the protein MIVKRVNHRPLLSLYWKCQIIGWSVASLYWGYAGFLSGNFDFLIGSLQFITDVAIYIGLTNIYHKLALKNNWRNLGFNQILKLMIPAVFVMGVAYTIVTLLKTYLFRYWFFPVPSQSLLLFFKSGGLNIFIAGIRLMSIWLLAYHLYQYAQREIAITKENARLVMINKDTQLHNLSAQLNPHFLFNSLNTIKALVLENPKDARRAIDLLSDLLRSGLYNKDNMQTIVSDEINLVKDYLELEKLRMEGRLQQDIAIDPLLMSFIIPRLSIQTLVENAIKHGVARQKDGGFVYIEIKKDNDQISISVKNTGQFNGKESSHGIGLKNLSERLRLQYGGLAKFTITEQPKGVVLASLLIPIL; encoded by the coding sequence ATGATAGTAAAACGGGTAAATCATCGGCCATTGCTGTCCCTTTATTGGAAATGCCAGATCATAGGATGGTCTGTAGCATCCCTGTATTGGGGATATGCAGGTTTTCTTAGTGGGAATTTCGACTTTTTAATTGGATCGTTGCAGTTTATTACCGATGTGGCCATATATATAGGTCTGACTAATATTTACCACAAACTTGCCTTAAAAAACAACTGGCGGAATTTAGGTTTTAACCAGATTCTAAAACTCATGATCCCTGCTGTTTTTGTGATGGGAGTAGCCTATACCATAGTTACTTTACTGAAGACTTATCTTTTCAGGTACTGGTTCTTTCCTGTTCCTTCCCAATCTCTGCTATTGTTTTTTAAGTCCGGCGGATTGAACATTTTTATTGCAGGGATCAGGCTCATGTCTATCTGGTTGCTGGCTTATCATTTATATCAATACGCACAGCGTGAAATAGCCATTACTAAAGAAAATGCACGACTGGTAATGATTAACAAGGATACACAGCTCCATAATTTATCTGCGCAGCTTAACCCTCATTTTCTCTTCAATTCACTAAACACTATCAAAGCCTTAGTTCTTGAAAATCCTAAAGATGCCAGAAGGGCCATTGACCTGCTATCAGATTTATTGAGATCTGGCCTGTATAACAAGGATAATATGCAGACTATTGTTAGCGATGAAATCAACTTAGTGAAGGACTATCTTGAACTGGAAAAGTTAAGAATGGAAGGGCGCCTGCAACAAGATATAGCCATTGATCCGCTTTTGATGTCCTTCATTATACCGCGTTTAAGTATTCAGACGCTGGTTGAAAACGCGATAAAACATGGGGTTGCCCGGCAAAAAGATGGTGGGTTTGTATATATAGAAATTAAAAAGGACAATGACCAGATCAGTATCAGTGTCAAAAATACCGGACAATTTAATGGTAAAGAGTCGTCTCATGGTATTGGGCTTAAAAATCTGAGTGAAAGGCTCCGGTTACAATATGGCGGACTTGCAAAATTTACAATTACAGAACAACCTAAAGGAGTTGTACTGGCCTCTTTACTTATCCCAATCCTATGA
- a CDS encoding LytR/AlgR family response regulator transcription factor: MKKIKVLIIDDERAARSEVRRLLDNYPEFVISGEAGNADEAKLLIEQQHPDILFLDIQMPEKSGFDLLESLSRVPQVIFITAYDQYAVKAFEYSALDYLMKPVREERFEKAICQIREKMVLQLSEDRIFVKDRGQYHFISWKTVYLIQSMDNYAFLHFEDKKVFYKCSLNQLEKNLDKKNFFRANRSQIINLQFIHKIDIMEKGRLTICLLSGDVIEVSERQSVKFKAINR; this comes from the coding sequence ATGAAGAAAATTAAAGTCCTGATAATAGACGATGAGCGTGCTGCCAGGAGTGAGGTCAGGAGGCTTTTAGACAATTATCCTGAATTTGTTATCTCGGGTGAAGCTGGAAATGCTGATGAAGCCAAATTACTGATTGAACAACAACATCCGGATATCCTTTTTTTAGATATTCAGATGCCTGAAAAATCCGGATTTGATCTTCTGGAATCTCTTAGCCGTGTACCTCAGGTTATCTTCATTACAGCCTATGATCAATATGCTGTAAAAGCTTTTGAATACAGCGCACTCGATTATCTGATGAAGCCTGTGCGCGAAGAACGTTTTGAAAAAGCAATTTGTCAGATCAGAGAAAAGATGGTGTTGCAGCTATCTGAAGACAGGATCTTTGTTAAAGACCGGGGACAGTATCACTTTATCAGCTGGAAAACTGTTTATCTGATCCAGTCTATGGATAACTATGCGTTTTTGCATTTTGAAGACAAAAAAGTATTCTACAAATGTTCCCTGAACCAGTTGGAGAAGAATCTGGATAAAAAGAACTTTTTTAGGGCAAACCGTTCGCAAATCATCAATCTTCAATTCATCCATAAAATCGATATTATGGAAAAGGGCAGGTTAACGATTTGTCTGCTATCCGGAGATGTGATAGAAGTATCCGAGCGGCAGTCCGTTAAATTTAAAGCTATTAATAGATGA
- a CDS encoding CocE/NonD family hydrolase — protein MKRQLTLAGLFLMITFQSGFAQKNLNRDQYLITDSVLIKTKYGATLSAVVVRKKGITVPQPAALLFYIYSNLERSLSEAIYAADHGYVGIVADTRGKRLSMDKIEPYEHEQEDVNAVIDWIIQQSWSNGKVGMYGGSYSGFAQWAALKHPHPSLKTIVPYVAAIPGLGVPMENNVFLNVNYQWAFYVTNNKYTDDPINDDKQRWRNLREKWYESGVAYNKIDSIDGTPNPWLQRWLKHPSYDHYWQAMVPYQGDYSRINIPVLTITGYYDDGQISAMHYLTEHYKYNPNANHYLIIGPYDHFGAQRGGTPLIHEYKVDPEALINTKEITFQWFDYIMKGGRKPALLKDKINYELMGANKWKHAPSIEKMSNKALRLYLTSEKDGENYLLSEKKQNNRFAVNQVVDLADRNSSNNDYYPDPIIKKDLDRTNGLFFISKPFDHSVSVNGMFSGELKAVINKKDMDIGVVLYEIMPNGEYFELSYFLGRASYAKDMSIRQLLRPGIEETIPFNRTRLVSRQLSKGSRLLVVLNIDKNPIAQVNYGTGKDVSEESIHDGGIPLTIKWRNGSFISIPVLD, from the coding sequence ATGAAAAGACAATTAACTCTGGCCGGTTTGTTTTTGATGATAACATTCCAATCTGGCTTCGCGCAGAAAAATTTAAACAGGGATCAATATCTGATCACTGACAGTGTACTGATCAAAACAAAATATGGTGCCACTTTATCCGCTGTGGTTGTAAGAAAGAAAGGAATCACTGTACCTCAGCCTGCAGCTCTGCTATTTTATATTTATTCAAATCTGGAGAGAAGTCTTAGTGAAGCAATCTATGCTGCAGATCATGGTTATGTTGGAATTGTCGCCGATACCAGGGGAAAGCGCTTAAGTATGGATAAAATAGAACCTTATGAACATGAACAGGAGGATGTTAATGCGGTCATTGACTGGATTATTCAGCAAAGCTGGAGCAATGGAAAGGTGGGGATGTACGGGGGGAGCTATTCGGGCTTTGCACAGTGGGCAGCGTTAAAACATCCACATCCTTCCCTTAAAACCATTGTACCCTATGTGGCTGCCATACCCGGTCTTGGCGTGCCGATGGAAAACAATGTTTTTTTAAACGTCAATTATCAATGGGCTTTTTATGTGACTAACAATAAGTATACAGATGATCCGATAAATGATGACAAACAGCGGTGGAGAAATCTGCGTGAAAAATGGTATGAGAGTGGTGTGGCCTATAATAAAATCGACAGCATAGATGGTACACCAAATCCCTGGCTGCAGCGTTGGTTAAAACATCCGTCTTACGATCACTACTGGCAGGCCATGGTGCCTTATCAGGGTGATTATTCCAGAATTAATATCCCTGTACTGACCATTACCGGATACTATGACGATGGTCAGATTTCTGCAATGCATTATCTCACAGAACACTATAAATATAATCCTAATGCCAATCACTACCTCATCATAGGGCCATATGATCATTTTGGTGCCCAGCGGGGTGGCACACCGCTAATACACGAATATAAGGTGGATCCGGAGGCATTGATCAATACAAAAGAAATCACCTTTCAGTGGTTTGATTATATAATGAAAGGTGGCAGGAAACCTGCTTTATTAAAGGATAAGATTAATTATGAACTCATGGGGGCTAACAAATGGAAACATGCCCCATCTATTGAAAAAATGAGTAATAAGGCCTTAAGGCTTTATTTGACCAGTGAAAAGGACGGAGAAAATTATCTACTGTCAGAGAAAAAACAAAACAACCGGTTCGCAGTCAATCAGGTAGTAGACCTGGCCGACCGGAATTCGTCTAATAATGATTACTATCCGGATCCAATCATAAAAAAGGATCTGGACCGTACTAATGGATTGTTTTTCATCAGTAAGCCATTTGATCATTCCGTTTCTGTTAATGGGATGTTTTCAGGAGAGCTAAAGGCCGTGATCAATAAAAAGGATATGGATATTGGTGTTGTACTCTATGAAATAATGCCCAATGGCGAATATTTTGAACTGTCCTATTTTTTAGGGCGGGCCAGTTATGCGAAAGACATGAGTATCAGGCAGCTTCTGCGGCCCGGTATAGAAGAGACTATTCCCTTTAACAGGACAAGACTTGTCAGCCGCCAGCTGAGTAAAGGAAGCAGGCTCCTCGTAGTTTTGAATATTGATAAGAACCCTATTGCCCAGGTTAATTATGGTACAGGCAAAGATGTAAGTGAAGAAAGTATACACGATGGAGGAATACCATTAACCATAAAATGGCGTAATGGCAGTTTTATTAGTATCCCGGTTCTGGATTGA